Proteins encoded by one window of Kribbella flavida DSM 17836:
- a CDS encoding glycosyl hydrolase family 18 protein translates to MSRLRTLAATATVAATALIAAAGISVATAGPPTGSTVQAAPQATSGGVKTAYFAQWGIYGNAFYPKNLATTGAAGKLDFVNYAFANIHPTSHTCFMANKAASQNESDPNAGDGAGDAFADYGKSYGADISVDGVGDVWNQPIQGNFNQLRKLKKQYPNLKILISIGGWTYSKYFSDAASTDAKRKAFVSSCVDMFLKGNLPVVDGFGGPGSAAGIFDGIDVDWEYPGSPNGHVGNHHSPADKQNFTLLLAELRAQLDAYGNSVGRKMWLTAATPAGQDKIATIETNKIGQYLDYNNVMTYDMHGGWDATGPTNFQDPLYAAPDDPSTPIPPGTAKYSIDGAVKAWTTGDPAYGIPGGFPANKLTIGYPFYYRGWKGVPATANGKYQPATGPADGNAMSGNVPGVSFYKELVGFVDNPAYSFYDETTKASWFYRNGTFWTGDNARSIKEKADYQHCHGLAGAMMYSMEALDPAATLFNAVVNAVDAPTPGCTGPTPTPTPTPTPTPTPTPTPTPTPTPTPTPTPTPTPTPTATPPTATPWAANTAYPTGALVSYQGVTYRCIQGHTSLTGWEPPNVPALWGRI, encoded by the coding sequence ATGAGCCGACTGCGCACCCTCGCCGCCACGGCGACAGTCGCCGCCACCGCCCTGATCGCCGCCGCCGGAATCTCGGTGGCCACCGCCGGACCGCCCACCGGCTCCACCGTCCAGGCCGCACCCCAGGCCACCAGCGGCGGCGTGAAGACGGCCTACTTCGCCCAGTGGGGCATCTACGGCAACGCCTTCTACCCGAAGAACCTGGCGACCACCGGCGCCGCCGGCAAGCTGGACTTCGTCAACTACGCGTTCGCCAACATCCACCCGACCAGCCACACCTGCTTCATGGCCAACAAGGCCGCCTCCCAGAACGAGAGCGACCCGAACGCCGGCGACGGCGCCGGTGACGCGTTCGCGGACTACGGCAAGTCGTACGGCGCGGACATCAGCGTGGACGGCGTCGGCGACGTCTGGAACCAGCCGATCCAGGGCAACTTCAACCAGCTGAGAAAGCTCAAGAAGCAGTACCCGAACCTGAAGATCCTGATCTCGATCGGCGGCTGGACCTACTCGAAGTACTTCTCCGACGCCGCCTCCACCGACGCCAAGCGCAAGGCGTTCGTCAGCTCCTGCGTGGACATGTTCCTCAAGGGCAACCTGCCGGTGGTCGACGGCTTCGGCGGCCCCGGCAGCGCCGCCGGGATCTTCGACGGCATCGACGTCGACTGGGAGTACCCCGGTTCGCCGAACGGCCACGTCGGCAACCACCACAGCCCGGCGGACAAGCAGAACTTCACCCTGCTGCTCGCCGAGCTGCGCGCCCAGCTCGATGCCTACGGCAACAGCGTCGGCCGGAAGATGTGGCTGACCGCGGCCACCCCGGCCGGGCAGGACAAGATCGCCACCATCGAGACCAACAAGATCGGCCAGTACCTCGACTACAACAACGTGATGACGTACGACATGCACGGTGGCTGGGACGCCACCGGGCCGACGAACTTCCAGGACCCGCTGTACGCCGCTCCCGACGACCCGAGCACGCCGATCCCGCCGGGCACGGCGAAGTACTCGATCGACGGCGCGGTGAAGGCCTGGACCACCGGCGACCCGGCGTACGGCATTCCCGGCGGGTTCCCGGCGAACAAGCTGACCATCGGGTACCCCTTCTACTACCGCGGCTGGAAGGGTGTGCCGGCGACCGCCAACGGCAAGTACCAGCCCGCGACCGGGCCGGCCGACGGCAACGCGATGAGCGGCAACGTGCCCGGCGTCTCCTTCTACAAGGAGCTGGTCGGCTTCGTCGACAACCCGGCGTACAGCTTCTACGACGAGACCACCAAGGCCTCCTGGTTCTACCGCAACGGCACCTTCTGGACCGGCGACAACGCCCGCTCGATCAAGGAGAAGGCCGACTACCAGCACTGCCACGGCCTGGCCGGCGCGATGATGTACTCGATGGAGGCGCTCGACCCGGCGGCGACCTTGTTCAACGCGGTGGTGAACGCCGTCGACGCCCCGACTCCCGGCTGCACCGGTCCCACGCCGACGCCGACGCCGACCCCCACGCCGACTCCCACGCCCACCCCGACGCCGACTCCCACGCCGACGCCGACGCCGACGCCCACCCCGACGCCCACGCCGACTCCCACGGCCACGCCCCCGACGGCCACCCCGTGGGCGGCGAACACGGCGTACCCGACCGGCGCGCTGGTGTCCTACCAGGGCGTCACCTACCGGTGCATCCAGGGCCACACCTCGCTCACCGGCTGGGAACCGCCGAACGTCCCCGCGCTCTGGGGACGGATCTGA
- a CDS encoding helix-turn-helix domain-containing protein, whose protein sequence is MHSYRPAPVLEALGVCSEDEQLYRALLARPEATVTDLAEDTGWPAARVTRHLRSLLTLGLACRTPGRPALYTPAVPEAAVELLALRKQAAIVEARLGATVLTAEFRAGNEAGPFTVVRGAQAIAQRYDQAQQSAQSEVLVLDRPPYAVLPVAPRRTSGVSYRMIYDMAALGDPAELAAARSAGTSCRMLRDVPLKLVVADRRTGLLQTGADVLVELRPSTLLDGLLRLFELLWQQATPLAFEPSGGPLSVDDQQLLGLAAAGLTDQAIARRLGVAQRTVERRMQRILKALDATTRFQAGLRAGQRGLLSP, encoded by the coding sequence ATGCACAGCTACCGCCCCGCTCCGGTGCTGGAGGCGCTCGGTGTCTGCTCGGAGGACGAGCAGCTCTACCGGGCGCTTCTGGCCCGGCCGGAAGCCACTGTGACCGACCTGGCCGAGGACACCGGATGGCCGGCCGCCCGGGTCACCCGCCACCTCAGGTCACTGCTCACGCTCGGCCTGGCCTGCCGTACGCCGGGCCGCCCGGCGCTCTACACCCCGGCCGTTCCCGAGGCGGCCGTCGAGCTGCTCGCCCTGCGCAAACAGGCGGCGATCGTCGAGGCCCGGCTCGGCGCTACCGTGCTCACCGCGGAGTTCCGGGCCGGCAACGAGGCCGGGCCGTTCACGGTGGTCCGCGGCGCGCAGGCGATTGCCCAGCGGTACGACCAGGCGCAGCAGAGCGCGCAGAGCGAGGTGCTCGTGCTCGACCGACCGCCGTACGCCGTACTGCCGGTCGCGCCGCGGCGGACCAGTGGAGTCAGCTACCGGATGATCTACGACATGGCCGCGCTGGGCGACCCGGCGGAGCTGGCTGCCGCCCGGTCGGCTGGGACCAGTTGCCGGATGCTGCGCGACGTACCGCTGAAGCTGGTGGTGGCGGACCGGCGTACGGGGTTGCTGCAGACCGGGGCGGACGTGCTGGTCGAGCTGCGGCCGTCGACGCTGCTGGACGGGTTGCTGCGGTTGTTCGAGCTGTTGTGGCAGCAGGCGACGCCACTGGCATTCGAGCCGTCCGGTGGGCCGCTGAGTGTGGATGATCAGCAGCTGCTGGGACTGGCGGCGGCCGGGTTGACCGACCAGGCGATCGCGCGGCGGTTGGGCGTCGCGCAGCGCACGGTCGAGCGCCGGATGCAGCGGATCCTCAAGGCGCTCGACGCGACAACCCGCTTCCAGGCAGGGCTGCGAGCCGGTCAGCGAGGGCTGCTCAGTCCGTGA
- a CDS encoding cellulose binding domain-containing protein — translation MKRKPLAVALAAITAVVASFLAAPTAQAAPATASFTKVSDWGSGFEGRVTVTNGTSSPLTWSIALDFPSGYSISSAWDAQRSSSGLTHTFTPPSWAGPLAPGASVTFGFNGSPGNFPGITACRLNGGSCTGGGGGTVPAAPTGLTGTSTASSVSLSWSAASGATSYNVYRNGAKVGSPTGTSYTDSGLSASTAYSYQVSASNSAGEGAKSSAVSVTTKAGGGDTGTRRAAPYLYMGWGDPPNPATVMNATGIKWFTMAFILSSGGCNPAWDGSRPLQGSADATAIAQIRAAGGDIVLSIGGWSGNKLGPNCSTPEALAGAYQQVINAYNLKAIDVDIENSDEFENEVVQDRILTALKIVKQNNPGIQTILTFGTTTSGPNFWGNRLIERSAALGANIDVFTLMPFDFGSSNIYNDTVSASQGLNNKLKATFGWTTAQAYAHQGISGMNGLSDQQEMTTTATWQNITTWAKNNGLARLAFWSVNRDRGCAGGGVVSNCSGIAQPDWEFTRITAGF, via the coding sequence ATGAAACGCAAACCTCTCGCGGTGGCCCTGGCGGCCATCACAGCAGTCGTCGCCTCGTTCCTCGCCGCGCCCACCGCCCAGGCCGCTCCCGCGACCGCGTCGTTCACCAAGGTGTCCGACTGGGGCAGTGGATTCGAGGGCAGGGTGACCGTCACCAACGGCACCAGCAGCCCGCTCACCTGGTCGATCGCGCTCGACTTCCCGTCGGGCTACTCGATCAGCAGTGCGTGGGACGCCCAGCGCAGCAGCAGCGGCCTGACGCACACGTTCACTCCGCCCAGCTGGGCCGGACCGCTCGCACCGGGTGCCAGCGTCACGTTCGGCTTCAACGGCAGCCCGGGCAACTTCCCCGGCATCACGGCCTGCCGCCTCAACGGCGGCTCCTGCACCGGCGGTGGCGGCGGCACGGTGCCCGCTGCACCGACCGGCCTCACCGGTACGTCGACCGCGTCGTCGGTGAGCCTGTCGTGGTCCGCGGCGAGCGGCGCGACGAGCTACAACGTCTACCGCAACGGCGCGAAGGTGGGCAGCCCGACCGGTACGTCGTACACGGACTCCGGGCTGAGCGCCAGCACGGCGTACAGCTACCAGGTCAGCGCCTCCAACAGTGCGGGTGAAGGCGCCAAGAGCAGCGCCGTCTCCGTCACCACCAAGGCCGGTGGCGGCGACACCGGCACGCGCCGGGCGGCGCCGTACCTGTACATGGGCTGGGGCGACCCGCCGAACCCGGCCACGGTCATGAACGCCACCGGCATCAAGTGGTTCACGATGGCGTTCATCCTGTCCTCGGGGGGCTGCAACCCCGCGTGGGACGGCAGCCGGCCGTTGCAGGGCAGCGCCGACGCGACCGCGATCGCCCAGATCCGCGCTGCCGGTGGCGACATCGTGCTCTCGATCGGCGGCTGGAGCGGCAACAAGCTGGGGCCGAACTGCAGTACGCCGGAAGCCCTGGCCGGCGCGTACCAGCAGGTGATCAACGCCTACAACCTGAAGGCGATCGACGTCGACATCGAGAACAGCGACGAGTTCGAGAACGAGGTCGTGCAGGACCGCATCCTCACCGCGCTCAAGATCGTCAAGCAGAACAACCCCGGCATCCAGACGATCCTCACCTTCGGCACCACCACCAGCGGCCCGAACTTCTGGGGCAACCGGCTGATCGAGCGGTCCGCGGCGCTCGGCGCGAACATCGACGTGTTCACGCTGATGCCGTTCGACTTCGGCAGCTCCAACATCTACAACGACACGGTCAGCGCGTCCCAGGGCCTGAACAACAAGCTGAAGGCCACCTTCGGCTGGACCACCGCGCAGGCCTACGCGCACCAGGGCATCTCCGGCATGAACGGCCTGTCGGACCAGCAGGAGATGACCACGACGGCGACCTGGCAGAACATCACCACCTGGGCGAAGAACAACGGCCTCGCCCGGCTGGCGTTCTGGTCGGTGAACCGTGACCGCGGCTGCGCCGGTGGCGGCGTGGTCTCGAACTGCAGCGGCATCGCTCAGCCGGACTGGGAGTTCACCCGGATCACCGCCGGCTTCTGA
- a CDS encoding aminoacyl-tRNA deacylase has product MTRATEAADALGLTYQETRHGRVNSLEEAAAARGIEPAKLIKTIVVRLADDDYRFVLVPGDREIAWPKLRTLLGVNRISMPSADTALAVTGYVRGTITPLGSTHDWPVIADERITGTISIGGGDHGVGITVDAEALLKTLSATVADVTD; this is encoded by the coding sequence ATGACGCGAGCGACGGAGGCTGCGGACGCACTCGGCCTGACCTACCAGGAGACCCGGCACGGCCGGGTGAACTCGCTCGAGGAGGCAGCGGCCGCCCGCGGCATCGAGCCGGCGAAGCTGATCAAGACCATCGTGGTCCGGCTCGCCGACGACGACTACCGCTTCGTGCTGGTCCCGGGCGACCGCGAGATCGCCTGGCCCAAGCTGCGCACCCTGCTCGGCGTCAACCGGATCTCGATGCCCAGCGCCGACACCGCGCTGGCGGTGACCGGATACGTCCGCGGCACGATCACCCCGCTGGGCAGTACGCACGACTGGCCGGTGATCGCCGACGAGCGCATCACCGGCACGATCTCGATCGGCGGCGGCGACCACGGCGTCGGCATCACCGTGGACGCCGAGGCGCTGCTGAAGACCCTCAGCGCCACGGTCGCCGACGTCACGGACTGA
- a CDS encoding chitinase: MTPRSRRPQAAIIPALLLALVGLLLVPGTSSAATNLVTNGTFETGTLAGWSCSSGTGAAVSGSARTGTYALQGTPTAGDNARCSQTVSVQPSSTYTLSAWVKGSNVYLGSDGGSSTWSSSTAWNQLTTTFTTSASARTATIYLHGWYGVPAYQADDVVLDGPGGTGPPPDTTAPSTPGGLTVGSPTSSSLRLNWAAASDASGIDHYDVVRGSEPAQSVGNVTSWTATGLSPSTTYSFKVRACDPSGNCSAYGAAVSGTTSSGPTVPPSSLPKHILTGYWQNFDNGAAVQRISDVQANYDLIAVAFADADPSRPGGITFTLDPTLASRLGGYTAAQFKADIAAKQAAGKKVILSVGGEKGTISVGTATAAANFASSALSVLREYGFDGIDIDLENGVNAQYMGQALRTLHSQYGPGLIIAMAPQTIDMQSTSFEYFKLALAIKDILTVVNVQYYNSGAMNGCNGQVYSQGTVDFITAQACIMLQNGLRPDQVGLGLPASTRGAGSGYVSPTIVNNALDCLTKGTNCGSFKPSTTWPTLRGAMTWSTNWDATNGNAFSNQVGPHVHSLP; the protein is encoded by the coding sequence ATGACTCCGCGAAGCCGCCGCCCCCAGGCCGCGATCATCCCCGCCCTCCTGCTGGCCCTGGTCGGGCTGCTGCTGGTGCCTGGCACCAGCTCCGCCGCGACCAATCTCGTCACCAACGGGACCTTCGAGACCGGCACGCTGGCCGGCTGGTCCTGCTCGTCCGGCACCGGTGCCGCCGTCAGTGGATCGGCCCGGACCGGTACCTACGCCCTCCAGGGCACCCCGACCGCCGGGGACAACGCCCGGTGCAGCCAGACCGTCTCGGTCCAGCCGAGCTCGACCTACACCCTGTCCGCCTGGGTGAAGGGCTCGAACGTCTACCTCGGCTCCGACGGCGGGTCGAGCACCTGGAGCTCGAGCACCGCCTGGAACCAGCTGACCACCACGTTCACAACGAGCGCGTCGGCCCGCACCGCCACGATCTACCTGCACGGCTGGTACGGCGTACCGGCGTACCAGGCGGACGACGTGGTGCTGGACGGGCCGGGCGGGACCGGTCCGCCGCCGGACACCACCGCGCCGTCCACGCCGGGCGGGCTCACCGTCGGCAGCCCCACGTCGAGCTCGCTGCGGCTGAACTGGGCCGCCGCGTCCGACGCCTCCGGGATCGACCACTACGACGTCGTCCGCGGCTCGGAGCCGGCCCAAAGCGTCGGCAACGTGACCAGCTGGACCGCGACCGGGCTCAGCCCGAGCACGACCTACAGCTTCAAGGTCCGCGCCTGCGACCCGTCCGGCAACTGCTCGGCGTACGGCGCGGCCGTGTCCGGCACCACGTCGAGCGGGCCGACCGTGCCGCCGTCCTCGTTGCCGAAGCACATCCTCACCGGCTACTGGCAGAACTTCGACAACGGCGCCGCGGTCCAGCGGATCAGCGACGTGCAGGCCAACTACGACCTGATCGCCGTCGCGTTCGCCGACGCCGACCCGAGCAGGCCCGGTGGCATCACCTTCACCCTGGACCCGACCCTGGCGAGCCGGCTGGGCGGCTACACCGCCGCGCAGTTCAAGGCCGACATCGCCGCGAAGCAGGCGGCCGGCAAGAAGGTGATCCTGTCCGTCGGCGGTGAGAAGGGCACGATCTCGGTCGGCACCGCCACCGCCGCGGCGAACTTCGCGAGCAGCGCGCTGTCGGTACTGCGCGAGTACGGCTTCGACGGGATCGACATCGACCTGGAGAACGGCGTCAACGCCCAGTACATGGGTCAGGCGCTGCGAACTCTGCACAGCCAGTACGGGCCCGGGCTGATCATCGCGATGGCGCCGCAGACGATCGACATGCAGAGCACGTCGTTCGAGTACTTCAAGCTCGCGCTGGCGATCAAGGACATCCTGACCGTGGTCAACGTGCAGTACTACAACTCCGGCGCGATGAACGGCTGCAACGGTCAGGTGTACTCGCAGGGCACGGTCGACTTCATCACCGCCCAGGCCTGCATCATGCTGCAGAACGGTCTGCGGCCCGACCAGGTCGGTCTCGGTCTGCCGGCGTCGACCCGTGGGGCCGGCAGCGGCTACGTGTCACCGACGATCGTCAACAACGCGCTGGACTGCCTGACCAAGGGAACCAACTGCGGCAGCTTCAAGCCGAGCACCACCTGGCCGACGCTGCGCGGCGCGATGACCTGGTCGACGAACTGGGACGCGACCAACGGCAACGCGTTCTCGAACCAGGTCGGCCCGCACGTCCACTCGCTGCCCTGA
- a CDS encoding bifunctional glycosyltransferase/CDP-glycerol:glycerophosphate glycerophosphotransferase has translation MAASTDSAPRFSIVVPCHNVRAWLRPCLDSVLSQSFADFEIIGVDGASTDGSGRILEEYAAADPRVRAIHLTENIGLGPTRNAGLKQCRGDYVLFLDADDLYTPGSLAALAARIDATGRPDLVIFDYERVFWDGRVVGNQQHDAFARDGEGVFTAAERPVFLTFLELVWNKACRRDFLTLHGFAFTAGYYEDAPWTYSTMLTAERIATLDRVVVHYRQHRTGGNIHATRTRRQFDIFDQYDRVHAFITSDPALAGWRRFAFDRSLDHILAVLAKPERLAPEDRAEFFHTAHAFAKRWKPEGYAADRTSRGFKRWMLIHDDYATYSTLKLSSKMLHVPSPRKAVGKLLHRGDLDPDLALYGAYWFKQYACNPRAIYEKAAELAPRLRGVWVIDADHVGAIPEGVEYVVAGSPAYEKLVHKATYFVSNMNLPKELEKRDGQIHVQTQHGTPLKTMGTDLRRYPLAARDLDLDELMRQVDRWDFNISANRYSSEIWERTYPAHFEELETGFPRNDRLLTATLDDVRAIRAGLGFDDSHLVVLYAPTFRDSQDAVRTPTGLVDLGGDGIHLDLDRLAAAAGEHGRVLVRTHYSLAKGAPDVRSDRVLDVSEHPRVEDLMLAADVLISDYSSITFDYANLDRPIVLLVDDLGFYDRTRGTYFDITECPPGLVARSADELFTALQTGRFASAEAAKHRQLFRERFCDFDDGRAAERVVRRIFLGETELPPVTPLADRRPAPSAYRR, from the coding sequence ATGGCCGCCAGCACCGACTCCGCGCCCCGGTTCAGCATCGTGGTTCCGTGCCACAACGTGCGGGCCTGGCTGCGGCCGTGCCTGGACTCGGTGCTGAGCCAGTCGTTCGCCGACTTCGAGATCATCGGGGTGGACGGAGCCAGCACCGACGGCAGCGGCCGGATCCTGGAGGAGTACGCCGCGGCCGATCCGCGGGTCCGGGCGATCCACCTGACCGAGAACATCGGTCTCGGCCCGACCCGGAACGCGGGGCTGAAGCAGTGCCGCGGGGACTACGTGCTGTTCCTCGACGCCGACGACCTCTACACCCCGGGCTCGCTGGCGGCACTGGCCGCCCGGATCGACGCCACCGGCCGGCCCGACCTGGTGATCTTCGACTACGAGCGGGTCTTCTGGGACGGCCGGGTGGTCGGCAACCAGCAGCACGACGCGTTCGCCCGCGACGGCGAGGGAGTCTTCACCGCCGCCGAGCGACCGGTCTTCCTGACCTTCCTGGAGCTGGTCTGGAACAAGGCCTGCCGGCGCGACTTCCTCACCCTGCACGGCTTCGCCTTCACCGCCGGGTACTACGAGGACGCCCCGTGGACCTACTCGACGATGCTGACTGCCGAGCGCATCGCCACCCTGGACCGGGTGGTGGTGCACTACCGGCAGCACCGCACCGGCGGCAACATCCACGCCACCCGGACCCGCCGGCAGTTCGACATCTTCGACCAGTACGACCGGGTGCACGCGTTCATCACCTCCGACCCCGCGCTGGCGGGCTGGCGCCGGTTCGCGTTCGACCGGTCGCTGGACCACATCCTGGCCGTGCTGGCCAAGCCCGAACGGCTGGCGCCCGAGGACCGGGCCGAGTTCTTCCACACCGCGCACGCCTTCGCCAAGCGCTGGAAGCCCGAGGGCTACGCCGCGGACCGGACCAGCCGCGGCTTCAAGCGCTGGATGCTGATCCACGACGACTACGCGACGTACTCGACGCTGAAGCTGAGCTCAAAGATGTTGCACGTGCCCAGCCCGCGCAAGGCGGTCGGCAAGCTCCTGCACCGCGGCGACCTGGACCCCGACCTCGCCCTGTACGGCGCGTACTGGTTCAAGCAGTACGCCTGCAACCCGCGGGCGATCTACGAGAAGGCGGCCGAGCTGGCGCCGCGGCTGCGCGGGGTCTGGGTGATCGACGCGGACCACGTCGGGGCGATTCCCGAGGGCGTCGAGTACGTGGTGGCCGGCTCCCCGGCGTACGAGAAGCTGGTGCACAAGGCGACGTACTTCGTCAGCAACATGAACCTGCCGAAGGAGCTGGAGAAGCGGGACGGGCAGATCCACGTCCAGACCCAGCACGGCACGCCGCTGAAGACGATGGGCACCGACCTGCGGCGCTACCCGCTGGCGGCGCGCGACCTCGACCTGGACGAGCTGATGCGGCAGGTCGACCGGTGGGACTTCAACATCTCCGCCAACCGCTACTCGTCGGAGATCTGGGAGCGCACCTACCCGGCCCACTTCGAGGAGCTGGAAACCGGGTTCCCGCGCAACGACCGGCTGCTGACGGCGACGCTGGACGACGTCCGGGCGATCCGGGCCGGCCTCGGCTTCGACGACTCGCACCTGGTCGTGCTGTACGCGCCGACCTTCCGCGACTCCCAGGACGCCGTCCGGACCCCGACCGGGCTGGTCGATCTCGGTGGTGACGGCATCCACCTCGACCTGGATCGGCTGGCCGCCGCGGCCGGTGAGCACGGGCGGGTGCTCGTCCGCACCCACTACTCGCTGGCCAAGGGCGCGCCGGACGTGCGGTCGGACCGGGTCCTCGACGTCTCCGAGCACCCGCGGGTCGAGGACCTGATGCTGGCGGCCGACGTGCTGATCTCGGACTACTCGTCGATCACCTTCGACTACGCGAACCTGGACCGGCCGATCGTGCTGCTGGTCGACGACCTCGGCTTCTACGACCGGACCCGGGGCACGTACTTCGACATCACCGAGTGCCCGCCCGGGCTGGTCGCGCGGTCGGCGGACGAGCTGTTCACGGCGTTGCAGACCGGTCGGTTCGCCTCGGCCGAGGCGGCCAAGCACCGGCAGCTGTTCCGGGAGCGCTTCTGCGACTTCGACGACGGCCGGGCGGCCGAACGCGTGGTCCGCCGGATCTTTCTCGGCGAGACCGAGCTGCCGCCGGTCACCCCGCTGGCCGACCGCAGGCCCGCGCCCTCGGCGTACCGGCGGTGA
- a CDS encoding HAD family hydrolase: protein MLDLMEHPRTPRPAAFFDLDKTIIARSSTLAFSRPFYAGGLINRRTVLRSAYAQFVYLLGGADHDQMERMREYLSAMCTGWDVRTVREIVADTLHHIVDPIVYDEAVTLIEQHHAEGRDVVIVSSSGSEVVEPIGELLGADRVIATRMVVADGKYTGAIEDYVYGPHKATAITTLAAAEGYDLQASYGYSDSITDEPMLAAVGHPFAVNPDKALRRLAVSRGWPVLDFSEPVALAERTRRFHRVRRPAFAVSAAGAVLAAGALLYAARRRVRPAED, encoded by the coding sequence ATGCTCGACCTCATGGAGCACCCGCGGACGCCCCGCCCGGCGGCCTTCTTCGACCTCGACAAGACCATCATCGCCCGCTCCAGCACACTCGCCTTCTCCCGGCCGTTCTACGCCGGCGGACTGATCAACCGGCGGACCGTGCTGCGCAGCGCCTACGCCCAGTTCGTCTACCTGCTCGGTGGCGCCGACCACGACCAGATGGAGCGGATGCGGGAGTACCTGTCCGCCATGTGCACCGGCTGGGACGTGCGCACGGTCCGGGAGATCGTCGCCGACACCCTGCACCACATCGTCGACCCGATCGTGTACGACGAGGCGGTGACGCTGATCGAGCAGCACCACGCCGAGGGCCGCGACGTCGTGATCGTCTCCTCGTCCGGCTCGGAGGTGGTCGAGCCGATCGGCGAGCTGCTCGGCGCCGACCGGGTGATCGCCACCCGGATGGTGGTTGCTGACGGCAAGTACACGGGCGCGATCGAGGACTACGTCTACGGTCCGCACAAGGCGACCGCGATCACCACGCTGGCCGCCGCGGAAGGCTATGACCTGCAGGCGTCCTACGGCTACTCCGACTCGATCACCGACGAACCGATGCTCGCCGCCGTCGGGCACCCGTTCGCGGTGAACCCGGACAAGGCGCTGCGCCGGCTGGCGGTCTCCCGCGGCTGGCCGGTGCTCGACTTCAGCGAACCGGTCGCCCTGGCCGAGCGCACCCGGCGCTTCCACCGCGTCCGCCGGCCGGCGTTCGCGGTCAGCGCGGCCGGTGCCGTCCTGGCCGCCGGGGCCCTGCTGTACGCCGCCCGGCGGCGGGTCCGGCCAGCTGAGGACTGA